The following DNA comes from Anaerostipes rhamnosivorans.
CAAAAGACAGGCATACTTCCAAAAAGGCTTTCCCTTAAGTCCCTGACAGACAAAAAACAGCTCCAGATAAAATACAATGATCCAAAGAAGTGGAGGCTTTCCTAAAACAATATTTGAAAAAGGAAGACATCCAGCCAACCGGGTTGCAGAAAGAGTCACAGAAAACAGCATAGAAGCGGGCACAGAAAATAAAAAGAACGGAAAAAAGGAACTGAGAAAACCAGCAGTGAATCCTGCCGTTACCAGTGGCAACATAAGAAAATTAAAAAGAAAAGAGTATAGATAACACTCATACTGGAAATATAAAAGAACCGGTGCCATAATCACCTGAATTACACAACAGAAGACAAGACGGCTTTTCTGTTTTTCTAACAATGTCTTCTTTTTCCCTCCGCCGAATATCTCCCCATAGATCCCCGCAGAAATGACTGCACCCATGGACATCAAAAAACCTGCGTCCGCACATCGAAACGGACACTCCAACAGCAGAACAATGCCCGCAACGCCTCCCGAGGAGAGCAGGTCATAGGAGCGTCCCAAAGCTTGGGATAAAAGAAAGATCAGAAACATCAAAAATGCCCTTTCAGAAGATCCAGACATACCCGTCATGACACAGTAAGAAAACGCGAACAGCAGTCCGAAAGTCCCCGAAAACCAAAAGGGGAAACTGGCCTTTCTCAGCCTGCGCAAGATGCCTCTTCCGACCAGAGAAATATGCAGACCTGAAATTGCCAGAATATGAACAATGCCGCTTTCGGTGAATGCATCCTTGGTATCATCTGAGATTCCTGTCTTATCTCCCAGGATCATAGCCTGTGAAACAGAAAGGATCTCATTTGTGTATTGAGAAGACAGGTTTTTAGACATTTGCTCCCGTAACGAAAACAGCACATTCTTCCATATGTTTTTCTCCTGCCCCACGATCTCCCGGTCCCTTGGAAACATGGTAAACTCGACATTCCTGGAAAGATAATAGACTCTCATATCGTTCTCCCCCAGATTTGTGGGGCCCTCGTGGGGCTTAAGCTCCCCTGATAAGGAAATCTTATTTCCGGAAAGCACCCCGTTAAAATCGTCGTCATATACCATAATATCCCCATCCAGATAAAGCTTTTGTTCAGGTAGAAAGAGATGAGAGACCAGCAGGTACTCCTTCGTTTTTGTCTTTCCCTTCCATTCAACCGTGCCCACTGCTTTGACCTGCCCTAGGCCTTCCAGTGCCTTTTCCTGTCCCCTGATCCTTTGGTCCTGGTAGGAAAACACAAAGCCTCCCAAAAAAAAGCCGATCAAGGCAGACAAAACAGCGCCTCTCATAAACCAGGTCCTGTTCTTAAAAAAGAGCACAAGGATCCCCGGAAAGAGAAGCGCGGCAAACACCATCCAGACGTTTTTACATGCTGTGAGTTCTCCAAGCCAACAGCCTGCAAACAACGCAAGAAATGGTCTATGATTCATTTAATTTTACTCCATCGGAAGTTCCCCGAACAGAAAGCTGTCACGGTTCAGAGCACCAATCAGTTTCCCGTCTGTATCTATGATCGGCCGGCCGGAAACAGTGAATTCCACATATCCGACTCCTTTCAGCTGCGTCAGCGTATAGACGATGGCAGCCTTGCAGATGACATCTTCATTCGGTTCTATCTTCTTATATCCTATAGAAAAATCAACATATGCGATATTGTTGGAAACCGTCACATTGCTGATGACAATATTGTCTGGTATGGCAGTTTTATATTTGCTGCTTTTTTCGACCTTTTC
Coding sequences within:
- a CDS encoding DNA internalization-related competence protein ComEC/Rec2 is translated as MNHRPFLALFAGCWLGELTACKNVWMVFAALLFPGILVLFFKNRTWFMRGAVLSALIGFFLGGFVFSYQDQRIRGQEKALEGLGQVKAVGTVEWKGKTKTKEYLLVSHLFLPEQKLYLDGDIMVYDDDFNGVLSGNKISLSGELKPHEGPTNLGENDMRVYYLSRNVEFTMFPRDREIVGQEKNIWKNVLFSLREQMSKNLSSQYTNEILSVSQAMILGDKTGISDDTKDAFTESGIVHILAISGLHISLVGRGILRRLRKASFPFWFSGTFGLLFAFSYCVMTGMSGSSERAFLMFLIFLLSQALGRSYDLLSSGGVAGIVLLLECPFRCADAGFLMSMGAVISAGIYGEIFGGGKKKTLLEKQKSRLVFCCVIQVIMAPVLLYFQYECYLYSFLFNFLMLPLVTAGFTAGFLSSFFPFFLFSVPASMLFSVTLSATRLAGCLPFSNIVLGKPPLLWIIVFYLELFFVCQGLKGKPFWKYACLLAGACFLVLGVQKRADKISFLDVGQGDCIALSLNRSDMILVDGGSSSKKNVGRYLIAPYIKSQGYKAVSAAVVTHLDSDHYSGIQELLSMGIIKRLYLPDVTKDQAYKEMEKLAQKNHVPVAYLARGSKISGQDWSMECLHPKPDDKLEKNAASLVFRLEVGQFSALLTGDLEKEGEELLVQEGVEPADVLKAGHHGSRNGTGEALLRQLKPGIAVVSAGKNNRYGHPHRETIERLKASECRIYETSKQGMLWFSMERKRWYLHSYR
- a CDS encoding GerMN domain-containing protein, whose protein sequence is MTKKRTISICILFVLTCVLLLCAGCSKEEDDSTKTKGGTGIYYTNRSYTKLIKKDKKIDVDMNSQLGAEELLDQMEKVEKSSKYKTAIPDNIVISNVTVSNNIAYVDFSIGYKKIEPNEDVICKAAIVYTLTQLKGVGYVEFTVSGRPIIDTDGKLIGALNRDSFLFGELPME